The Sander vitreus isolate 19-12246 chromosome 10, sanVit1, whole genome shotgun sequence genome contains the following window.
CCTCCCACTCGCGGCTTTTGGGGTCAGCTGAGGGCGAGTTTTTCCGGTGCTCCTCCAGCTCCAGGCTCATCTGCTTCAGCTTGCTCTCATGACTCAGCAGCTGTTCCTCCTGCACCAATCACAGCCCGGACAAAAAACAGAAGAACCCCaaaacagccaatcagacaAGCGGACAAAAatagaaaggtgtgtgtgtgtgtgtgtgtgtgtgtgtgtgtgtgtgtgtgtgtgtgtgtgtgtgtgtgtgtgtgtgtgtgtgtgtgtgtgtgtgtgtgtgtgtgtgtgtgtgtgtgtgtctgcgcgtACCTGTTTGAGTCTGGTGGATGAAGACGGCAGGATTGGCCGACAGAATTTCTTCATGGAGCCGATGGCGGCAGGGAAGGCCGGAGCGGAGAACAGCGCCGCCACCAGGTTTATCCGAAAGATCCAAGACATCATCTCCTCCTCACTACTGGAAAGAGAgtgaagggagagagagcaggtgAGTAGAATGAAAATTGTTTCTATTGCTGTACACGTAGTTCGACTCATCAACACAGGTTCATCTACAAGAAAAAGCCTGGTACATTCAACTGGCTGCAGAACATGACAGAAAAAAGACAATCGTTCCGTTTCACAGAATGTAACTGAAATGATGTAATTGTCTCTAACTAGTATCAACTAGTATTTTGACATTGTGTGCCTAAATTCACAAAACAATTCCACTGTCTGAGAATTGAGATGACAGTGGATTTAGGTACCACAAAATACTCTTATAAAGATCTAATTAGGGAAGAGACTTTTTAGCTACAATTTACTTTATTAAGTACTTTATAAACTCTGGTGCTGCATACAATTCATCTTCACGAGACCCAAACGCAATCTACGTTTTCAGtggtgatccagaatgaaagtCTGCAGAATCAAGCAGAGTGTTTTCCTgatttggaggggggggggtgttaacattctgagttttatttttatgtatttgattcgtttaaaatctgcagaaaatCCATGGATCTGTCCATCCATCAATCCTCTACACCAGCTCATTATGTTCAAGATGGCCCACTGACGGTCTACATCAAAAAGTTTCAGGATCTTTGGACGATGCCATACATTGAAAAcgtgaaaacatttcaaaacatatatgtataaaaatGGAAACTTCCATTGTATTTGTCTTATTTCCTGTACTTTTGAGGCTTAATTGTTTTATGACGCGTAATGAAAACATCTCAAATTCAACTTACGGGGCGTGCAGAAGGAAGACTCTCCAGTCTGAGGTTTTGAGCTTCAGTACGTTGGCTCTCTTGCTGTAGTCGGTGGCACGAGTGGCTAAAGCGTGGTGGATCCGCACTGCGTTCTTCAGGTCCACCTCGGAAATGTCTGCGTCAGGCTTGTACTCATCCTGGGTaagtaacagaaaaaaacaacggaCATACAGAGATTGTAGGTCTTATGTTTTGGAGCCTGTAAATGTTGTTATGTTTCAGTCATTTTGTCTATTATAGCagagactatagagagtatacTGAACTCTTTATCCTGAGGAATAGTCCTCATTAAATGAAACAATAAGCCTAAAAATTAGATTAGATGTCCATcacataatttaaaatgtagtgAAAATATCACACTGCTgccttccagcagggggagacaaaCACGCAGCAGAGCAGCCATGCCTCATTTCCTCTATTAATGCtccatctgacacacacacacacacacacacacacacacagctagcaGCATCCACCACCGCAATGACAGCGGTGCTGGATGtgtgtttctatggtaacagagcagaggatgaggtgTGGTACCTTTTGGAGATACAAGATCATCCCCTTCAGAACCGCGTAGAACTTTTTCCAACCACGGCGACCCCTCGGGGCTGGAAGAGAGAAAAgcgaagaaataaaaaaacttttggcatatttttatttatttttaacttattgTTTAAGTTATTATGAATTTGTTCATTTCagttaagagtgtgtgtgtgtgtgtgtgtgtgtgtgtgtgtgtgtgtgtgtgtatgtgtgtgtgtacaataaCTCACTGCGTTTGCCGTCCATGTCAGCGTGGCTCTTGCGGGTCAGCACTCCATGTTTGTAGGTGACGGCATTTAAGAGAATAGGAATGGCGATGAAAGGGTTATGGCCGTCCGTTACCCTGGCAACACGCTTACTCCCACCCTCACATTGCTCCTCCACCAGCTCTGACAGACTCTtcctcagctcctcctcctcactgcgCACACAAATACCCATTCAGATAAACCTGAGCAGCACATATTCAAGTGTACTTACTTCTGAAAAAAACTTGCGTAGCCCAAGTACTTTTCCttttcacaaacacaaaatgcatactCACACTGCCCACTCAAGCTTCTCATTCTTGATAGAGTTATACAAGACCTGTGTGGGCAAGGcaagaaaagagaggaactgTAAACATTCTCTTTTAACCTGACTACAGGGTAAAGAATGTGAAGACATGCTTCAATTCTGAGGCTAAGACAAAAAGAGGTTTTGTGGTTGCTGTACTTTCCCAGGAGGCGATCTGTACCTTTAATAAGTCTTTAGGGAAGTCTTTGCCATTGTTGAGGCCGTCAAGATTACTGATGAACTGTTGGCAAGACATCTTCTTCCCAATGTTCTGAGGAGAggtgaacagacagacagacagacagacacaaacaaaacaatcagtTCAATTAGCGTTTTAACGTGTGGAAGTAAACTGGTCAATCTTTAGCTCAGCTCGTTATCCACAGAAGTTGACAAATATTCAAATTCCTAGTTTTAAGTGCTCCAACCTGAATGCAGTTTTGCAACTTTCCACTGGGTGGCAGTGTTATGCTGCTGGTTCTACTAGTAGTGGCAGTGAGAGGTTCCACCTTTTATGTATGTGTTAATAACAGCTTACAATGTGGGCaatatatatcgatattatatcgatatcatgatatgagactagatatcatcttagattttggatatcttaATATGGCCgggttgtcttttcctggttttaaaggctgcattacagtaaagtgatgtcattttctgaacttaccagactgttgtaactgttctattatttgcctttaaacacttagtcattatatccacattactgatgattatttatcaaacatctcattgtgtaaatatagtcaacactacaatatcgttgcggtgtcgatatcgaggtatttggtcaaaaatatcgtgatatttgattttctccatatcgcccagccctacagcTTACCATAAATTTCCTTTAGCCTCTTAGTATGATGCATCATTACAGGGTGAAAACATAGGGAGGTGTTTCTGTATTACTTCCCCTTTTCTGTCTGAATAAAGCCTGTAACCTAAACAGATACAGCTGTGGGACTAAATCTGAATCGACTCGCTACTGTtataggaaaaagaaaaagaaaaaaagatttggttTGTGGCTTCCTATTTGCATTTTCGTCTGAGAAGGCCCACGTAACAGACAAGACAACCCTGCTCCCTTTTCTAGGAAAAGTCCAAGAAATAAAAGGATGGGATATAACAGGTGTCACAAAATGTTTTATGCTCCATTTAATCTGCTGTTCACTTTGTTTgaatttgaactattttagacATTGTGATTTGCAGCACTGCAGATCAATTGCATTTCTCATTGCTTATACCAGTACTACATGTTATTATAAGCAGAATAAACTActactgatcatttatttttggtaaaCAATATTTAAGCAACCAAATATTTTCTGTCAATGCacaacaatgtttaaaaaaatgtatatatcccTGTGTGTGCATCCTTTATTATGAGCCTAATGTGACTGATCAAATTTCAAATAATCATGACTTAATGAAATGGTATTATTAGCTGACAAGAGGAGGCACAGATGTCAATGAGGACAGTGTTAGTACTATAAATATACTTACCACCTGCACGGGTGGAGAGAGACCAGGCGGCCACATTTGGTTAGCAGGGGAAGGATTTGAAAGGGAGGAAAAGGAaattgaaaagagagaaaggataTCAGGTCGAGGAGGGAAATTCACTCGCAGGCGGGTCGAGGAAAAGCAAAGCACAGGACCTACGATACTGATCGTGTTATGCTGCCCAGACCACAGTGCTCCAGTTTAGAACCGAGCAGATGAGACTATtcgaggagaggagagacagaaacaggtcagAAAGTAGGCCgcggaggagagagaagggttGACAGAAAGAACAAGAAATAGATAGAAAAGAAGGTGTGAATGGAGACATGCCATTGCTGACAAAGGACTGTCTTTATACTTTGTTtacacactcgacagccattataattccagagctcgcctccctacgtgcacatgttccaaccaaaacaagttccttcccgaggctattttgcagaggcaccattgctgCGTCCGGCGCTTTGCGCCGCCCAAGGCGAtgatgattggtttaaagaaatgccaataaaccagagcacgtttttctcccatcccggaatgctgtgtagactagccagaccctcctctgtggcgctgtggaggaaggtctggcaatgcaagactacaggAAGACTAGAGGAAAAGGGAATCCTGCAGTACCAGAAAGAGACaactacagtacatacatgtCCGTGTAGATCGGTGTTGAGCAGCATAAGAGCGCAGGTCAATGTGTGGGCTCCATCTGCAACAGGACAATACACAAGGCCGACGTCAGCTAAATGTCAAATCACTCCTCTACATACACACTGTAGTGCAGTGCCATACATTCCTTTATAGTTCATGCagacacaaatcacacacacacacacacacacacacacacacacacacacacacatctgtataTAGCCGTCATGCTAAAATAATCAGCTAGTTTTTGAAGTGTAAATATGCTGCAGTCATGAGTGTTTGTTTAACTGGGATCAAAATGGGAAACTGTAACAGTAATGCCAAATCGATTTATTacgtatatataaaaaaacatgagtcatatatttttattttttatgacttattttatttattatattgttCCTCATACCGTCATTGTCGTCATCAGCGTCATATTCTTCGTGGCTCTGGCCTTCTTCAGAGGTAAGTGTCTGGGGGTTGCAGTGGCAGAAGCGTCTGGAGAAATGTACAaggaccctctctctctcctgggtCTCTCCCATCAGTGGAAAGGCCTTTAAGAAGTTCCTGTCACACACAAATCACAGGTCAACAGGAGATCAAATGGTTTCCGATAATGCATctctgaaaaatatatataggaTTTCATCACTTCTGGCAGTAAATAGAATTTGCGGAGGAATTCagcgctcgatggtgttttaagcccccaagcagcgctgcctggaagacaacgttgggggcttaaaacaccaaacaccaaattCAGCCAACAGCTTTGTTGGAAAACCTTATCAGACATTTGACTTTGAGAAAAACTGCAACAGTCAAACCTGCTTTTTAAAACTTCGTGACTCGTGGTCATGTGTGTATATTGTCATAATGAAGGATTGTGTCATCTttatctttatgtgtgtgtggtcttgtGTTGAGAACTGGCTGCACTTCTGAACTGCAAATAAATGGATTTGATTTGGTAACCGTATGACATTTCACACAGTCTCACTTTCATTCTTTCCAGGTGATACATTAATGTAGAGTTGAAACAGAAAGTCTTATAATCAATTAGTCAATTGACGGAAAAAtgatctgcaactattttgattgagtttcattcatttttcaagcatAAGGTGATAAATATTCGGGCTGGTTCAAGCTTCTCTGTgagaaatgtgagaatttgctgtTTTGTTATAAAGTAAATTGAATCTTTTGGGGATTTAGAATTTTGGTTGGACATAAGATGTGAAGACATCACCTCGGACTTGAATTTGTGATATTCTTTTGCCATTTCTTTTCAAATTTCATTGACTAAACAATATATCTTGATAGAAAGAATTTCTATGCAGTCAGATCAACACAGGCAACTACAGTAACCTTCATTAAaccatttactgtacattagGGCTGCGATAAGTGacaacgttgttgaatatcgccataacgatattacttgcgataaataaacaggtaTTAGAGTGTACTCATTTccgctgctttcagtattctgctaaaatacaacaacttgcttgtttaatttaaaacaaatgaaaggaattaatttccaactttctttaaatgaacaaattgaacagtGAATTGAATATGAAAGGCAGCACTAAacaagaatgacagttacattttaaagtgtggttttctactgatattttctttcaactaacacaaaaattctttgagtgtctttcgcgatgtgtttattgcaccaGAGTTGATATTgagatgacaataaaaaaatctaaatattgtgcagccctacagtacatgtacataTTATGATGATTATTTCATTCCTACCAGACATTATTATGGCTGACCTTAGTGTGAAGACCTTGGTATCCAAgatccaaacaatacccaaatGGGtaccaaagggacttaccatctccaacagaaaacacagaaaacactgttcacaaactgctccaaacagctctattgtagtccagcctttacttcagagacaaacgtggtcactttgtaacacacgctataatgctcgcctagctgctagcgtggcacgtcctcatactctgcttctgactggctagtagtccttacctaggtactgtcaggacatgccctcatactgtgcttctgactggctagtagtccttacctaggtactgtcaggacacgccctcatactctgcttctgactggctagtagtccttacctagctactgagcatgtgcgactcccaacaaagatggaacagaagtgagaggtctcactctgtagctaaaacagagagctcaacacacagggtgaaaagaggagctgcagcaatgtgcagtacaacaaaaatatggtgttttctgaaaattaaaccatgtaaatctattctgatataacctctaaatacaattatgaacctgaaaatgagcataatatgagcactttaacaacaGTATACTAATCTGGCACAGTCTGAAGTGCACACACAAGGGCTCTTAACTGAACACGGTGGGCTGAAGGCAGCAGTTGGAGACAGCAACATGTCAGGTACAGGGCAGTGATGTACTCTGCAGCGTTCAGCTACACTGGCTAACTGTACTCAACACGACAGCTTGATTAGCACAAAGCTAATGGTTTGTgacaggggggtggggggggacgTCCACATCATAAACTCATCACTTCCAAGTGCTGACTGTGCATTACCTCAGGGCTCGATCCAGCGACAGGCCGGAGAAATCAAAGAAGCTCAGGTACTCCGATGCCACCAGCTGGCTGAACTCATTActgcagggagacagagagagagagtcagcaCATCAACGTGGCACTGGAGACGTATGAATGCGTTATAGAAATGCTTTACCTGACAGCTCTGTATTAGAGAATGCTCTTCTAGTGATGCTATAAGAATAAAGTACACTTGTGCAGATGTGGTTGCTTGTGTGCATTCTTACATGTCCATCTATGTGTACATTATGTCTGTGTCGCTCATACTGAACACATGTAactatgtaaacatgttttcctcTGTTTCTGGCTATTTGTCAGTCCTTTAGTCATCATGTATGCACATGTGCAGTGTTGGAGGAGGAACTAGTTACATGTAGTGGCgtaatttaattacaaaataaaggtaaCTGTAATCCGTTACAGTTACTGGGAAGAAATGAAAATGTCCACGATTAAATTGGGGGTTGcatctgaatattttctgtaaaaagctaggctatatgttgaataatatttatttttgttgcttttgcatgtttttcatttGCACAATGTCTTCTTTTGCCATTTCCAGCCACAGCTGTTTAGTAAAGTTTGAATTTGCAGCGCCACAGCTGTCATTAGACATTTAGAAAAGGAATCAAAAACGTTATTGAATGTAGCCTAAtaacttattatatattatatataactaattactttgATAAAGTAATAGTTACAGTACTATTACATTTGAAATAGGGTACCTTGTAATCAGTAACctattacatttccaaagtaactgctgggcgatatggagaaaatcaacatCGATGTATTGGGTCAAGAATATCTCCATATTCTTGACCCAATACATCGATGTTGATATGGCAAcaatattctagggttgactattggtgctttcacaaaacatacacaatgagatttttgataaataatcatcaataatgtggatttaatgactaagtgggtaaaggcaaataaaagaaaataacatcactttactgtaatgcagcctttaaaaccaggaaaagacaacacttgtgtcatattacaatatccaaaatctgagATGAtctctagcctcatatatcgatacaatattgatatattgcccagccctactgcacaagtgttactgtgtgtgcgtgctcacTTCTTGCCCAGGTGTCTGGCCACGTCACAGCGTTTGAAGCCCTCGAGGTGATAGAGGCGCTTGGCCAGTCTCTTGGCGGCCTCGCAGTCGGCTCGGCAGCCATTGGCCAGAGTGTCG
Protein-coding sequences here:
- the psd2 gene encoding PH and SEC7 domain-containing protein 2 isoform X2 encodes the protein MWKQEYDVHFDLLLQLLDANLTDVLSDSEECDLGSLERLERGSTDTLANGCRADCEAAKRLAKRLYHLEGFKRCDVARHLGKNNEFSQLVASEYLSFFDFSGLSLDRALRNFLKAFPLMGETQERERVLVHFSRRFCHCNPQTLTSEEGQSHEEYDADDDNDDGAHTLTCALMLLNTDLHGHNIGKKMSCQQFISNLDGLNNGKDFPKDLLKVLYNSIKNEKLEWAVEEEELRKSLSELVEEQCEGGSKRVARVTDGHNPFIAIPILLNAVTYKHGVLTRKSHADMDGKRTPRGRRGWKKFYAVLKGMILYLQKDEYKPDADISEVDLKNAVRIHHALATRATDYSKRANVLKLKTSDWRVFLLHAPSEEEMMSWIFRINLVAALFSAPAFPAAIGSMKKFCRPILPSSSTRLKQEEQLLSHESKLKQMSLELEEHRKNSPSADPKSREWEEYRLKEHYLTYEKTRYETYISLLQAKIRAETDDLEKIEASVMTGLIMEGGLAGRECHLRKTQSSPSISQAQGGLNGRAAGCTAPGQRS